CTTAAATTGAGCAAAGACTCGCTCGATTCATATTGATTCATCTGttttattatcaattatttGACCTGGTCGCAATTCAATTACATTTTCTATTTGCTTCATGGATTCTGGATTACTAGGATGCGGATTCGAATAGAGAATCATAAGATTCAAGTACATTTAAGATTCATCCCATAGATTTGAATCAATAAGATGGGAAATAGATTCAAATCAAGGATAGTCGTAAAATTCTGGCAACAATGCTTGCAATAGTTACATCAGCTTGCTTTTGGCTGCAGTTTGCCATTGAGACGTGGAGCATAATGGAGGAAAAACAGATTCCGCCCAATAACACATCCTGCCTGTTCATGACTCGAGCCCTTTGTAAAGGGGGTTATTTGAatgaggtatatgcatgtgaATTTATTCTGTGAGAGTGTTTTGGATGTGATTATTGTCTTTATGCATTGGAAAGATTGTCACTATTCTTGCCCCGCATCTTGTTACTAGTTtacaaaattttcattaataattatgAATGTTGGAGATGTAATCTTCTCACCATTCTCGATTGTTGGCTGATTGTTGTTTCTGGGATGACTGGGGTTTTCTGATAATCAgagtgaagtttttttttttaattattttttttatgagggattgatatgaatgatgtttgTAATGAAAAATGCAGTTAAGGTGTAGTAGAAGTACTGTTGAAAATGTGTGGAAACTTGTCACTCCCTTTTCTTTAGGATGAGAAGATAAAGAGATTGATTATGATTATTAAGTGTTCTTTTCTGTTTCTCTTGTGCTTTGTTCAGGCATTTAATCTGATTAATTTTATTGGAGAGAAACATGGCATGACTCCTAGTCTTGCTGTGTATAACAGTTTCTTGGGAGCATGCTCAAAATTGTGCAGTATGGTTCATGCTAATCAGTGTTTGGATTTGATGGAGCGCAAAATGATGCGGAAGAATGAAGTTACATATACAGAGCTTCTGAAGGTGTGTAAATAGTACTGGGCTCGCATAAAAGCTAGTTTCAGCTCATATTTCCCCTTACTACCCAACACCTTTTACTACACCCCAAAAAGGGTGCATAAATAAGAAAGCTAATAGAATGAAGATAATTTGCCTTCTAACTAGTTTTTATTCGTTCTGTTGTTTCAGCTGAAATGTTTGTGAAGTATTCAGAGTATTGCAAACGAATTTCATCAGATTGTATTCTAATTTTTCTGTTTCTCTTGCAGCTTGCTGTCTATAACCAAAACCTGTCTGCTGTCCATGAAATTTGGAAGGATTATATCAAATACTATGGTCCAAGTATTTTTTCTTTGCAAAGGTTTATTTGTTCATTTACAAGGTTAAGAGATTTAAGTTCTGCATACCAAGCATTGCAATATATGGTAGTTTTGGCCCTTCGAGGAAACACTTCTATTATGAGCAATGCTGAAGGAAAGTTATATTCTTCACGAGTCTTGGACATTCCGATACCAAATCTTGAATCAAGCTTGCAGAGATttgacatggaggagtttgATGAACAGTTTGTTCCCTTAAAAGTGGATGCTTATATTAGGAGCATAGAATGGAGTACTGTTTCTACAACCGGAAAAGAAGTCGAAAGTTCTGGAGTAGTTGGATTGGGTAAAACTAAATGCGTGCCTGCCATGCAGCTTCTGAAGCCATCTTTTGGCAATGTAATGCGTGCATGTGCACAAAACCAAAATTATAGATTAGCAGAGCAGTTAATGATTCAGGTCAGATATTGTTTTAGCCTTACAGATTTCCTGGGATAGTCATTTGATGTGATGATACCTTTCCCTCTACTTGTGTACACCTCTTGTGCATAGGCATGTCCACTGTAAGGTCAAAACCGGAACCTTGTTCGAACCAGACTGAGATCGTGGGCCCCTAATTTGGTTCAGTTCCAGGATTTTTCAAACTCTGAACtgccttttcaattaaaaaaaaaagttcaagcCCTTCTTTTCAGAATTAATTTACTCTTTTCActtgtttgatttattttattaaattaattgtgtttaagttaattttcttaatttaatgtaatataatataatatgatataattttttaaaggacaaattatttaactttttgcTTTATTTTAATAGCCAGATTTCATATGTTACTTGTGTAATGTATTGTTTAATTTATTGCTTGTGTTTTGTGCGTTTACTCTTTTTTCCAAACTGCCTTCAAGCCATCTTGAACCATCTGGTTTTGAACCACCTATTGAACCATTTCGAGCGGGTGGTTTGTGCAAACTGTCCCCTGGTCCAGTGCAAGAACTGGAAGCGCTGGTTCCTGAAACGTGAACATGCTTGCTTGTGCTTGTTTTTGTTGTAAATTTATAGAAaacagaattaaaaaaaaaaaaaaaacacttttttCTACTAGAATTGTAAGACTTGGTCGTGCTGGAATTTTCACTTCTGACCATCATCACAATTGAAGCAACCTAAATACAACAATATTTTATGCTCTTCTATGGTCAGCTAGTTTTCCATGTTCTATTGAGAATTTGTCTTTTTACACTCTACAGAAACACTTGTTAGCAGGTCTTGGTACTTCTTCTATGTTGTTTATTCACCTCTTGAATAGTTAAGATAGTaatttttaagttatgttattattaatatgaattataattatcatttttgttatattctttttttttctttttatttaaattttcctTAGCCAAATTTCTATGCCTCATTCatttaaatttgttttttcCATTACTGTGTAGATGCAAAATCTTGGGGTGCAACCTTCTAGCCGTACGTATGATGGCTTCATTAGAGCTGTTATTTCTGGGAGAGGTATAAGTGAAGGCATAAAAGTGGTAAATCTTTTTTTTCATTGGGTTCTTAtgtcattatttttaataatgattTCCCCATTCCACCAATAACTTTTGCATTCATGTTTTACATGGATGAAATAACCTTCTCCACCCAATGTTTTCACAGTTAGAAATAATGCAAGAGAAGAATTTGAAGCCACACAACTCAACTCTTGCGACCCTTTCAATTGCTTGCTGTCAAGCCTTAGAACTTGATTTGGCAGAGAAACTACTCTACCAAATTTCATATTATCAAGATCCACATCCTTATAATAGATTTCTTGAAGCATGTGATACTCTGGTGAGTTAATTTCTTTAAATCTGGTACTTCAACTAGATTGGCATTCCTTGTTACTTGTTAGCCTCTGTTTTTCTCAAGTAAGAAATTCTACAAGAAAATATGACAAGGCAATTTACACACATGTTATAGAGGAGTACTTGTAATCCACCTAAGTCAATAGAAAATGTGAACATTGAATTGAAGGGTTGTTGAATGCTGACTGTATGGCTACACAATCTTGCTCTTGATCTTCATATCTCTTTATCAATTGTTTGCATTATTAAATTGTTGTGCCATAtggatttatattataaaatttattggtcCATGTAACTTGTAATTTTCTTCAGGaatattattttcaaatgaAGTACTTGAATTGTGTGTTTTCATAGTCAGCATAAAATTTTTGTTCATTAATCGTGCAGGAGAAACCAGAGCGTGCCATTCGGATGTGGGCTAAAATGAAGCAACTAAAAATCAAACCAGATATCTGGACATATGAGCtgttattttcattatttggtAATGTGAATGCTCCATATGAAGATGGTGATATGTTGTCACATGCAGACTCTGCTAAAAGGATTAAAGCTATTGAGATGGATATGGCAAAATATAGTGTACAACACAGCCATTTATCGATGAAGAACTTGGTAACTCATAAGTCATGTATTTCTTGATTTGTTCTTAGTAGGTACTGACCTTAAGTAGCTAACTTATTTAAGTATCAGCTTTACTGTCAGATCTGTTTGGCGTGAAGATTAATGTTATgcactataaaattaaaaaactgatctttttaaaaaaaaaaattgttgatGATTAAGTGGATCCTGCTACATCTCATTTGGGAAGCTCTTGGATGCTGCTTTTGGAGGGACGTGCCACAATTTAACTAACAACAAAAAGTTATTACTGATGGAATAACATGTAAATCAAGCATGACATAGTTTAGCAACAGTATTAGATGCCTTTAGACTACTGATGCTTCTATAGACTATAGATATCTCTAACCTAATTAATTGACACAAAATCTAGTGGAATAGAAAATGCAATTTGTTGGGAATGCCTGTCGTGACTGGATGTGGAGGTTATCCATAAGCACAGGAGAAAAAGCTAATTGGGAAGCTTGTTTTCTGTCATCCTGTCTGGGATTTTCTTTGTAGATTATTTATAATTGCATTGTTTACTTTAACATTCACCAGACTATTTGAAAAATTAAGGTGATATTTTGGCTAGTTATGGATTAGAACTATTTTTGAAATTGATGCAAAATTGGTTTCAAACAGAATTGAATGATGAAGAAGGATCCATATGGTCAGCCTCAAATAGTTCAGGACTAAAAGTTAGTTGTTATGAATTAAAACTATTTGGCCCTTGCATTGTAATTTTGTGGACCTTGTACTTTATTCCAAAGTTCTTGTCTATACACGCTATTTTCACTTGCCTTATGCTCACTTcccctaaatatatatatatatatatatgttgaaTACATACTTATAGGCCTGTACCAATTTGAGATCCAATGAATACTTGAACAAAAATAGAACCTATTGAATATCTGAACTTATAAAAACtatgataattaaatataaattagccACCTCATTGATAACTTgtaaaaaaattcagaaatgGTCTTATTTATTGCTGAATGTACTTTAATTTTCGCTGATTATGctctattttttcataaaatttactcattttattgaaaataaattttatgaaaatttagagtatagtcaataaaatttaatgcacAGTAAGCAATTAATTGAATCGTTTCTGACTTTTTTGACAAGTTATAGATGTCATGGCTAATTTGTATTTGATTGttatgatttttacaagttcaAGTATTCAATAGGTTTTGATTTTAGTTTAGGCATTCaatatattaatttcaaatattacAAAAATGTAAACATGTATTTGGCCCTTTTTTTCCATTGTTGTGGACCTGATGCAGTTAAGGAAGactaaatttaagattttttttaattgttaattgtaaaattatgatttttcatTCAGATTTTATATTACAAGTAGGAAGCTTAGGTTTCTGTTTGGATTTATATTCCTAATTAGATTgatttagtattttttattttggctTTCCTAGTCATAGCAGCAGGATTAGTTATTAGTCTATAAATACCTATGTaattttggtattttttttatggaGAGCTCGTTATGATTATTTTTGACAATTAAGAGTTAATGAGTATTT
The Manihot esculenta cultivar AM560-2 chromosome 1, M.esculenta_v8, whole genome shotgun sequence genome window above contains:
- the LOC110629054 gene encoding pentatricopeptide repeat-containing protein At1g76280; protein product: MLFIGLTELRLLEQISQSMHRPLGRVPLWSIANLCNKSKSCKHGDRNVAGDLGFCRSIAISVGGDFLGYGEELTKTSIQKQIVDALYLGDRGRASKLLSDLGHANKSLRAADFVDIFKYCARSPDPLFAIETWSIMEEKQIPPNNTSCLFMTRALCKGGYLNEAFNLINFIGEKHGMTPSLAVYNSFLGACSKLCSMVHANQCLDLMERKMMRKNEVTYTELLKLAVYNQNLSAVHEIWKDYIKYYGPSIFSLQRFICSFTRLRDLSSAYQALQYMVVLALRGNTSIMSNAEGKLYSSRVLDIPIPNLESSLQRFDMEEFDEQFVPLKVDAYIRSIEWSTVSTTGKEVESSGVVGLGKTKCVPAMQLLKPSFGNVMRACAQNQNYRLAEQLMIQMQNLGVQPSSRTYDGFIRAVISGRGISEGIKVLEIMQEKNLKPHNSTLATLSIACCQALELDLAEKLLYQISYYQDPHPYNRFLEACDTLEKPERAIRMWAKMKQLKIKPDIWTYELLFSLFGNVNAPYEDGDMLSHADSAKRIKAIEMDMAKYSVQHSHLSMKNLLKALGAEGMIRELMEYLRMAENLFYRSNTYLGTPIYNTVLHSLVEAEESYLAIEIFKNMKSSGFCLNAATYTIMIDCCSIIKCYKSASALFCMMLRDGFYPQAATYTALIKNVLDDGNFGEAFNLLGLGSSEGIQTDVLLYNTILKRACDEGRIDVTELIVEQMHREKIRPDASTCQYVFSTYVGRHFYNTAMEALQVLSMRMICGEDHAFEEKKAEFEEAYILSEDEESELRILEFLGGPDENIAFALLNLRWCAILGFPISWSPNGTSWARRLAANYDSLI